TATAGGCAAATTCCACTAAAGACAAGTATTTTTCCCAACTCCCTTTGAAATCCATTACACAAGCCCTTAACATATCCTCCAAAGTACGAATAGTCCTTTCTGACAGTCCATCTATTTGTGGGTGGAAGGCTATACTAAAGCTAAGAGTAGTACCCAAAGCTTTATGTGGGCTTTCCCAAAACTTTGAGGTGAATCTTGGGTCTCGATCAGACACAATTAATGTTGGGACTCCATGAAGACTCATAAtctcatcaatatatatttgtGCTAGCTGATCAAGTGAGTAAGTCATCTTAACTGGAATAAAATGTGCTGTTTTTGTCATCCTATCCACAATTACCCAAATGGCCTCATGTCCCTTAGGAGATCTTGGCAAACCAGTCAAAAAATCCATACATATACGCTCCCACTTCCACTCAGGAATGGGAAGTGGTTGCAGCAGTCTTGAAGGTTTCTGGTGTAGTGTCTTAATTTGTTGACAAGTCAAACATTGCTCTACAAACTGAGCTATCTCTCTCTTCATGTTATTCCACCAATAAGTTTCTCAAATGTCACGATACATTTTAGTGTTACAAGGGTGCACTAAGTATGGGGTACGCCGGGCTTCTTCCATAATCTCATTCTTTAATGCAAAATCATTTGGCACATAAAGTCTATTTCCAAACCTCAAAACACCATCATTAGACACATTAAATCATGGTTTCTCCCCTTCTTGTACTTCTTCTATGATCTTTACAATTTGTGCATTATCAACCTGTGAACTCTTAATCTTCTCAATCAAAGTGGGTTGTATTGTCAAACTGGCCATAAAGACTTGGGAATCACCCATGACAATTTCAATTCCCATCCTCTCCAAGTCCTTAATAATCTCCTTTTGAGTAGTTAACATGGCAGCTGAGAAACTGGAAGACTTCCGACTAAGTGCATCGGCTACCACATTAGCCTTGCCTTGATGGTAATTGATTGAGCAATCATAATCTTTAATCAACTCAAGCCACCTTCGTTGTCTCATATTCAATTCTTTCTGAGTAAAGAAGTACTTCAAGCTCTTATGATCTATATAAATCTCTCACTTTTCACCAAACAAATAATGTCTCCAAATCTTCAAAGCAAACACCACTGCAGCCAACTCCAAATCATGAGTGGGATAATTCTGTTCATAACTCTTTAATTGGCGGGACGTATAAGCTATGACCTTACCATGCTGCATCAACACCCAACCAAGACATTTTCTTGAAGTATCACTATAAATGACAAAACCTCCCAAGTTGCTAGGGATGGTTAGTACTAGTACAGTGACCAACCTTTGCTTAAGTTCTTGAAAACTCTTTTCACATTCTTCTGTCCACACGAACTTGGCATTCTTACGAGTTAGTTGAGTCATTAGGGCTGCAATATAGGAAAATCCCTCCACAGACCTCCTATAATAGCCAGCAAGGCCCAAAAAGCTTCTAACCTCACTTACATTCGTCGGCCTTGCCCAGTCAACCACAGCTTCAACCTTACTAGGGTCTACAGAAATCCTTGCCTTAGATATCACATGCCCTAGGAACACCACTTGGTCAAGACAAAATTTACACTTCTTAAATTTGGCATATAGCTTCTTCTCCCTCAAAATCTGAAAAACAATTCTCAAGTgctcttcatgttcttccatgcttttgGAGAAGATTAGGATGTCATCAATAAAGACAATAAAAAGCGGTCTAAGTACTCATGAAAAACCCTATTCATCAAGTCCATAAACGCAGCAGGAGCATTGGtcaatccaaaaggcattaccaagAATTCATAGTGCCCATACCTAGTCCTGAAAGCTGTCTTGGTATGTCTTTACCCTTGATTTTCAACTGGTGATACCCAGAACAAAGGTCAATCTTAGAGAAGACTTGTGCCCCTTGCAATTGATCAAACATGTCATCAATACGAGGGAAAGGGTATTTGTTTCTCACAGTAACCCGATTTAACTCACGATAATTAATACACAACCTCATAGTCCCATCCTTTTTcttcacaaataaaattggtgcaCCCCAAGGAGATGCACTTGGTCTGATGAACCCCTTATTAAGGAGTTCTTGTAACTGTTCCTTGAGTTCCTTAAGTTCAGTTGGTGCCATCCGAGGTGGTGCTTTTGAAATAGGAGAAGTTCCAGGGAGCAAATCAATAGAGAATTCAATCTCCCTATCTATAGGTATCCCTGGTAGGTCTTCAGGAAAGACATCAGGAATCTCCCTTACAACAGGGATATCATCCAACTTCAATACATCTTTCCTAGTGTCCACCACATGAGCTAGGTACCCTTGGCATCCTTTCCGTAAAAGACGCTTAGCTCAAAGGGCTGATATCACCCTAGGTAAAGCATGCATCCTAGAGCCCTTAAACTGAAATTCAGGTTCTCCTAGAGGCCGAAACATCACTTCTTTTCTAAAACAATCTATACTAGCATGATAAGCCGCCAGCTAGTCCATTCCCAAAATTACATCATAGTCATACATGTCCatcaaaatcaaatctgttAACATTTCCCTATCCTCAATTTGGATGATACAAAACTTAAGCATAGAGTTACACACCAAAGAATCACCCATAGGTGTGGCCACAGACAAGTCATAATCCATAAGTCCAGGTTTCTTATCACATAACTTAGCATATCGAAAGGAGATGAAAGAGTGTGTAGATCCAGAATCAAATAAAGTTTTAGCAAAGTTTGAGAATAAAGGGAGGATACCTGTAACCACAGTATCCGAAGCTTGAACGTCTTGTGGTGTGAGTGCAAACACTCTCCCTTGTGCTTTCCTCCTCTGCTCATTCTTTCCAAGTTGTGCCATTGAGTTTTGTTGAGGAGAAGTACAGCTTCAAGCTAAGTGTCCTGTCTTCCCACAATTATAACAAGCCTTTCCTTCAAAGAAACACGGCTTATCTCCATGAAACCTTCCACATGTAGGGCAAGTATTCGAACTTCTACCTTGAGCATTCTGGGGTGGATTCTTATCTACTGGCTTATTTGATGATGAATTATTCCCAGACCTCCCAAAAGATCCTTTCTTGTTCCAATGACCTTGAGCACTACCTTGTCGAAAGCCTGTCGGTCCAGTGTTTCTAGGTGGGTTCTCCTTCCTAACATTGTTCTTGAAATCTTCCTCCAGTCTCATAGCTCTCTTAACTGACTCTGCATAATTATCAACTCTTGATGCAATCAGTTGGTGTCGAAGTCTCTCATCTAACCCCTTTTGAAATCTGCTTGCTATCTTCACCTCAGTAAGGATCAAGTGGGGTCTAAAGTGAGATAACTCGATGAATTGAGCTGCATATTGCTCAACAGTCATACTTCCTTGTACCAAATCAGCAAATTCCCTCTCTTTTCGTTCCCGAACCACCTCAAGGAAGTAGTTATCATAGAAAACCCCTTTAAATTTCCCCCAAGTGATGGGGTTTCTCTTAGTGTCCATTCCCTCCAAAATGGCCTTAGTGGATCTCCACCAACGCTCAGCTTCCCCAATCAACTTGAAAGTTGCAAACTGCACCTTTTGAGAGTCAGTGCAATCTAAAGCTTCTAACAACTTCTCCATCTACAAGAACCAATTCTCAGCTTCTGTAGGATCTAGCTTCCCATCAAAGGAAGGGGGATTCTACTTCATAAAAGTCTCAAAAGAGCAACCAGCCCTTGCATCTACTCTACCTACGGCTCTACTAGCAACATTAGCCAACTTGTCCAACAGTCGGGCAGCAACTTCATCCAAAGGTTCAATGTGTGTCACCATAGGACGTTCATTATTTCTCACGTCTTGAGTGACTTCGGCCTCAGTATCAACCTTTGCTTTGGTTGGCCTTCACAAATTAACAATAGGTTCCTTGCTATTGGAATTAGctactctcttctttttgggTGGCATGATACCTAGTtaacaaagaaatcaagaaatataGACGGTGCaacaattattattactacACATAAGAAGTAACATTgtcaaaattatttaaaatatctcatcaaacataacctaaattccaaatgctcTGACAAAAATCAAGACCATAACCTAGTTTCAAGTGTCTATAAAATCATAACCTAGTTTTCAAGTGTCTACAGAATCATATcctaagctctgataccatctgtaatggCCTCaccccaactgtgtagatattgtctgctttggggcccatacccctcatggttttgttcttccccaGGTTGCGTTGGGAAAAtggcctctacacattgaagggaggtcattccttataaacacattcccaAGTGCTTCCCTACACGATGCCGACAATATTTACACTGTTGGGGTGAGGCCGTTataaatggtatcagagccatgcccTAATCGAAAGTGTGGGCCCCACACGCAAGGACGCGTGTGCCCATAAA
This genomic stretch from Quercus robur chromosome 4, dhQueRobu3.1, whole genome shotgun sequence harbors:
- the LOC126722036 gene encoding uncharacterized protein LOC126722036; translated protein: MEKLLEALDCTDSQKVQFATFKLIGEAERWWRSTKAILEGMDTKRNPITWGKFKGVFYDNYFLEVVRERKEREFADLVQGSMTVEQYAAQFIELSHFRPHLILTEVKIASRFQKGLDERLRHQLIASRVDNYAESVKRAMRLEEDFKNNVRKENPPRNTGPTGFRQGSAQGHWNKKGSFGRSGNNSSSNKPVDKNPPQNAQGRSSNTCPTCGRFHGDKPCFFEGKACYNCGKTGHLA